In Gossypium arboreum isolate Shixiya-1 chromosome 5, ASM2569848v2, whole genome shotgun sequence, a single genomic region encodes these proteins:
- the LOC108464919 gene encoding receptor-like protein 9DC3: MLPNLSNCGISPQWRWFNVIFNYTLQVLSLKLDYPNVVVFTSKYWRWWRPMLNTLEYLDLHSNKLNGPMDPIQEPNLVLLNLPFLDLSFNNLSGNIKSCMLVKLRNLSLLDLSHNNLLSLTSCNYGANSTLPMIIEFHFSSCNMQRFPSFLNASKYLQLLDLSNNQIHRSITKWEAEGWENLTTLNLFMNFLISVEKIPGKHLYFLELSSNSLRGPFPTPPQNLSFLLISNNELVGEIPSKICNLSFLSVLDLSKNKLGGTIPDCFGTFGNKLSMILRTLNLNGNQLEGSIPQSLKICFNLEVLDLGNNNINDTFPYWLDTLTNLEVLVLRSNRFHGGIQNFNRTFSFRNLQMIDLSRNEFTGHIPPELFENLKSMKDIQVDESGPEYIGGDYYQDSAIITMKGSDFKLERILTFFTIIDFSSNHFKGSIPKEVGELNSLIVLNFSHNRLAGNIPPSLGKMTALESLDLSSNKLQGKIPVQLTIPLANHFDTFSNDSFDGNSGLCGFPLSKKCGNNQELESSPSTVADDSETTLVWKIAAMGYGSGLVLGLSMGYIVFTTGKPYWLVKMIKRNPQERGRIHQNGRRKN; this comes from the exons ATGCTGCCTAATCTGAGCAATTGTGGGATTAGCCCTCAATGGAGGTGGTTCAATGTCATTTTCAACTACACTCTACAAGTCTTGAGCTTGAAGCTTGACTACCCAAATGTGGTAGTTTTCACCAGCAAATACTGGAGGTGGTGGAG gccaatgctCAACACTTTGGAGTATCTAGATCTCCACTCTAACAAACTTAATGGTCCCATGGACCCAATCCAAGAGCCTAATCTTGTCCTCCTCAACCTTCCTTTTCttgacctttcatttaataacttGAGTGGCAATATCAAGTCATGCATGCTTGTGAAGCTTAGGAATCTAAGCTTACTTGATCTTTCACATAACAACTTACTATCATTAACTAGCTGCAATTATGGTGCCAATTCTACACTACCCATGATAATTGAGTTTCATTTCTCTTCTTGCAACATGCAACGTTTCCCAAGCTTCTTGAATGCATCCAAGTACTTGCAACTTTTAGATCTTTCTAATAACCAAATTCATCGTTCTATTACAAAATGGGAAGCCGAAGGATGGGAGAACTTGACCACTTTGAACCTTTTTATGAACTTCTTGATTAGCGTTGAGAAAATTCCAGGGAAGCATCTGTATTTTCTGGAACTTAGCTCCAATTCACTTCGAGGACCATTTCCAACTCCACCACAGAATTTGAGTTTTTTATTAATCTCAAACAATGAGTTGGTTGGAGAAATCCCTTCCAAGATTTGCAATTTGAGTTTTCTTTCCGTACTTGACTTGTCTAAGAACAAGTTGGGTGGAACTATTCCAGATTGTTTTGGGACTTTTGGGAACAAGCTTTCAATGATTTTGAGAACACTTAATCTCAATGGTAACCAGCTTGAAGGATCAATTCCGCAGTCATTAAAGATCTGCTTCAATTTGGAAGTTTTAGATTTGGGCAACAACAACATAAATGATACATTTCCTTATTGGTTAGATACGCTTACTAATCTTGAAGTTCTTGTCCTTCGATCTAATAGATTCCATGGTGGCATTCAAAATTTCAATAGAACATTTTCCTTCAGAAATCTTCAAATGATTGATCTCTCTCGAAATGAGTTCACTGGTCACATCCCACCCGagctatttgaaaatttaaaatcaatGAAAGATATTCAGGTAGACGAAAGTGGCCCAGAGTACATTGGAGGAGATTATTATCAAGACTCTGCAATTATAACAATGAAAGGGTCAGATTTCAAACTTGAGAGAATTTTAACTTTTTTCACAATTATTGATTTTTCAAGCAACCATTTCAAGGGGTCGATTCCTAAAGAAGTTGGAGAACTTAACTCACTCATTGTGCTCAACTTCTCGCACAATAGATTAGCAGGTAATATCCCACCATCACTTGGAAAAATGACAGCACTTGAATCATTGGATCTCTCATCAAACAAGCTTCAAGGAAAAATCCCAGTGCAGTTAACT ATACCATTAGCTAATCATTTTGATACTTTCTCAAATGATTCCTTCGATGGCAACTCCGGGTTATGTGGATTTCCATTGTCAAAGAAATGTGGCAACAATCAGGAACTAGAATCATCTCCATCAACAGTTGCGGACGACTCTGAAACAACACTTGTTTGGAAAATTGCAGCAATGGGTTATGGAAGTGGACTAGTGCTTGGATTGAGTATGGGATACATAGTTTTCACAACTGGGAAACCCTATTGGCTAGTGAAGATGATCAAGCGAAACCCACAAGAGAGAGGAAGGATCCATCAAAATGGAAGGAGAAAGAATTAG